One window from the genome of Nicotiana sylvestris chromosome 9, ASM39365v2, whole genome shotgun sequence encodes:
- the LOC138877219 gene encoding uncharacterized protein — translation MDAPKKERSMALRIAEGANLEDDEMTIITRDFKKYLIRGKGSSRGATFNKPRPPEKQTSEGCHKCSKTIHMIKNCPQWEIEWKKERAERRNRKKEQVQPKKNKGSTKAMVAAWGESSNEDSEDEAGDEQTLMAIGESDDEQEVQVKGSSQIWYMDSGCSKHMTGSMNQFLSFEDLK, via the exons atggatgcacccaaaaAGGAAAGAAGTATGGCTCTtagaatagctgaaggtgcaaacttagaggatgatgaaatgactataatcacaagggatttcaagaagtacctaatcagaggaaagggttcttcaagaggtgcaaccttcaacaaaccaaggccCCCTGAAAAACAGACTAGCGAAGGTTGCCACAAATGTAGTAAGACTAtccacatgatcaagaattgtcctcagtgggaaattgaatggaagaaagaaagggctgaacgaagaaacaggaagaaggaacaggttcaacccaagaagaacaaaggatcaacaaaggctatggttgctgcttggggagaaagctCGAATGAGGATTcggaagatgaagctggagatgaacaaacacttatggccattggagaatcagatgatgaacaagag gtccaagtgaagggaagtagccaaatatggtacatggatagtggctgctcaaagcatatgactggaagtatGAACCAGTTCCTTTCTTTTGAGGACCTAAAATGA